The Thermasporomyces composti region GTCCGTGGATCCGGCTCTCGCCGACGAAGGTGCCGTTCGTGGAGCCGAGATCCTCGGCGTACCAGGTGTCCTGCTGGGGCCGCAGGACAGCGTGCCGAGTGGAGACGTACTCGTCATCCACCCGGATCTCGCAATCCGGAGCCCGGCCGATGACCAGCGGATGGTCACCAAGAGGCACCCGGAGTCCGGCGTTGACGCCCTGGACGACGACCGCCACCGACGGCGCACCCTTACGCCGCCTCGGCTGCCGCGGCGGGCGCGCAGGTCGGCGTGGCGCTCGCTCGGCCGCCTTGGGGTCGGGGACTCGGGCGCCGAACAAGTCGGACCGGATGACCGACACCGCGGACAGCACGAAAAGCCAGAGCACCGCGAGGAACCCCAGCTTGATGATCGTGAGTGTGAGCTCCGACACCTAGTGCTCTCCGCCCGGACGACGTAGGACCAGAAGCGTATTACCGAGCAGGATCTGGCTGCCGTCGTGGAGCGCCGCGTACTCCACGCGCCGTCCATCGACCACGATGCCGTTGGTCGAGCCGAGATCGTGGATCGTCACGGTGTACTGAGGCCCGTCGAGGGACACGCGGATCTCAGCGTGCCGGCGGGAGACCCCTGGGTCGGTGATGCGCAGGTCGGCGTCGGTGCCCCGACCGAGGATGACGCCCGGCGGCTCGAGCGGGTGCCGTTGGCCGTTGACCTCCAGGTACGGCGGCATGGGCCGGTGCAGGTCGGGTCGCGTGCGCGGGACTGGACGCGGACCCGGGGCGGGCGGAGGCACGGACGCGTAGCCGGGCGCGTGCCCGTAGTGCCCGGCGCCGTAGCGCGGCGAAGGCTCGGGTGGCGGCGGGCTCGGGCGCCTCGACGGTACGATCGAGGCCACCGCGCTGCTGCGGATCCGGAACCGCCCTGTGGTCAGGTCTTCGCGGCGTTCGAAGGCGACGGTCACGGGGCCGGTGAAGGTGTACCGCTGGGCGCTGGCGTGCCGGTTGACCACGTCGACGAGCTCGCGCGTCAGCGTGTGCGCGTACGGCGCGAGACGGTCGTAGTCGGTGCTGGACAGCTCAACGGTGAAGTCGTTCGGCACGAGGCTGGCGTCACGGGAGAGGACCTGGGCAGAGTTGTCGAGCTCACGCTGGAGAGCCGACGCGATCTCGACCGGCTGCACGGCGGAGCGGAAGACGCGTGCGAAGGTGCCTGTCACGAGGCCTTCGAGACCTCGCTCCAGGCGGCGAAACACTCCCACTGGTACCTCCTTCCCGCGCCGAACCATGCCATGGTCGATGCCATGTTCGCGCTCGTTGTTCGCGCTCGATCGTAACTGCCGAGACCAGCGATGGCGCTGACCTGCCGCCGCTTACCGCTACCGGATAACTCCGCTGCGGAGTCGCTTGACTTCTTAGTGTGATCGACGGTGGGCGAAATCAACATCATCCCGGACGAATCTTCCGCCGCCCCAGGCTGATCCCTCCGCGGTCACGACGTGCTAGCCTCTATGCGCCCCGGTACGGCTGGGGTCGGGCGCGAGTGGCGGAATAGGCAGACGCGCAGGATTCAGGTTCCTGTGCCCGCAAGGGCGTGGGGGTTCAACTCCCCCCTCGCGCACCCGCTCGATCGTCACCACGCGGACGGTTCCCACTGGTCTTCGCCTCGAAGGTCCTCACCTCGATGGCCAGGACGGGCCGCGCTGTGGCAGCGTGCCTCCATGACCCACGACACGGCCTCTGTCGGTGAGCTGATCGGACTGGCCGCGGCCCTGCGGCGAGGGGACGTCGATCTGCTGGCGTACGTCGACGAGATCTGTGCCCGTGTCGAGACCCGTGACGCCGACCTGTGCTCGTTCGTGCCCGAGGAAGGCCGGCGCGAGCGGCTGCGGCGTGAGGCCCGCGCGTTGCTCGCCCGGTGGCCAGACCCTCACCAGCGGCCACCGTTGTTCGGTGTCCCCGTCGGCGTCAAGGACGTCCTCCACGCCGAGGGCCTGCCCACGCGGGCCGGCTCCGCGCTTCCACCGGAGTCCCTGGCCGGCCAGGAGGCCACCGCGGTGAGCCGGCTGCGCGCCGCCGGCGCGCTCATCGCTGGAAAGACCGTGACCGCGGAGTTCGCGTTCTACGCTCCCGGTCCCACGCGCAACCCCCACCATCGCGATCACTCGCCCGGGGGCTCGAGCAGCGGGTCCGCGGCAGCCGTGGCGGCCGGTCTCGTCCCACTCGCCCTCGGCACCCAGACCGTGGGCTCGGTGATCCGCCCGGCGGCCTACTGCGGCGTCGTGGGCTTCAAACCCACCTACGGGCGCGTCCCCACCGACGGGGTGATCGCCAACGCGCCGTCGTTCGACACCGTTGGCCTGTTCGCCCGCGACGTCGCCAGCGCCGCGGCCGCGGCGGCCGTGCTGTGTACCGGCTGGCGGGCGACGACCCCGAGGGGCGAGCCGACCTTCGCCGTTCCGGAGGGCCCCTACCTGGAGCAGGCGAGCCCGCCGGCGCGGCAGGCGTTCGCCGAGCAGGTGGAGCGGCTGCGGACGGCGGGTGTGCGGGTCCGGTTCGTGCCCGCGCTCGCCGACATCGAGGAGATCAACCGGCGCCACCATCTCATCAATCTGGTGGAGCTCGCCCGTAGCCACGAGTTCCGGTTCCCCGTGTACGGCGACCGCTACCACCCCATCACCGCTCGGGCGATCGAGGACGGGCGCCGCATCAGCCGGGCGGCCTACGAGCGGGCCCTGGACGAGCGAGAGCGGTATGCCGCGGACCTGGTGGCTCTCATGGACGCCGAGAGCATCGACGCCTGGCTCACCCCTGCGGCCACCGACACGGCGCCGCAGGGCCTGGACACGACGGGAAGTCCCGTGATGAACCTCCCGTGGTCGCAGGCGCGCATGCCGGCGGTTGGTCTTCCAGCCGGGCGGGGGGTCAACGGACTTCCCTTGGGTCTGCAGTGCGTCGCCCGACCAGGCGCCGACGAGGAGCTCCTCCACTGGGCCGGCCAGCTCGCCGAGGCGCTGGGGTCGGGGACGCCGGCCGACCAGCGTTCCACCTAGGCCCCAGGCGGCCTGGGCACGGACGGTCGAGTCTCAACGGTCGACCTCACGGCCCGGTCGCCCGGTGGACGGCCATCGCCAGCAGTCGCACGGCCTCGTCGACGGCGCTGTCCGGCAGGTTCCCGTAGCCGAGCACGAGCCCAGGCGACGTGGGATCGGGATGGATCCGGTACGTATCCAGGTCAGCCACCCGAACCCCGGCGTCCGCCGCGTTCTTCACCACGGTCGCCGCCGAGGCCGCCGGTGGAAGGTGGAGAACGATGTGGAGGCCGGCCGCGACACCGGCGATCGCGCACTCGGGGAGCCTGGTGCGGAGGGCTGCCACCAGGGCGTCGCGGCGGTGGCGGTAGCGCTGCCGCACCGACCGGAGGTGCCGGTCGTAGCCGCCGGTCTCGACGAAGTGGGCGAAGGCGAGCTGCTGCAGCACCGACGGCTGGGTCTGGCCGACCTCGCTGGCGCGAAGCGCGCGCGTCCACCGCGGGGGCGTGACCATCCAACCCAGACCGACCGCCGGCGACAGCGTCTTCGACAACGAGCCGAAGAGCGCGACCCGTTCGGGATCGGTTCCCTGAAGAGTTCCGACCGGGCGGCGGTCGTAGCGGAACTCCGCGTCGTAGTCGTCCTCGAGCACGAGCCCGTCGACCTCGCGTGCCCACGTGAGCAAGGCCGTCCGGCGTTCCGGCGCGAGCACCACGCCGGTGGGGAACTGGTGAGCCGGCGTGACGAGGACGGCGCGGACGTCGAGCCGAACCAGCTCGTCCACCCTGATGCCTCGGTCGTCGACGGGGACGCCGACGGTCTCCAGGCCGACGCGTTCGAGCGTCTGCCGGAGCCTGGTCCAGCCGGGGTCCTCGACCGCGATGCGCCGGATGCCGGCCTCGCGGAGGCAACGGGCGAGCCGAGCCACCCCGTCCGCGACACCCGCGCAGCAGGTGACGTCGTCACCGTCGACCTGGGCGCCGCGGCAACGCCGGAGATAGTCCGCCAGGACCCATCGAAAGCGCGCGCAGCCGCCCTCGGGTGGATAGCCGAGCTCGGTGTACGGCAGCGTCGCGAGCTGGCTTCGCACGGCCTCGACCCAGCGACGGCGGGGAAAGGCGCGCAGGTCCGGCAGTCCGGGCGCGAAGTCGAGGCGAAACGTCCGCTCTGGTCTGGGGGGCAGGGAGCCAGGGCGAGCGCCGGTGCCGCCGGCGCCGGGTGCCGCCGGTGCGCCCACGCGCGGGGTCCCGGACGTCGACGTCGGCTCGAGCTCCCGCACCCTCGTCGCCGAACCCGTGCGTGCCGTC contains the following coding sequences:
- a CDS encoding FHA domain-containing protein FhaB/FipA, with product MSELTLTIIKLGFLAVLWLFVLSAVSVIRSDLFGARVPDPKAAERAPRRPARPPRQPRRRKGAPSVAVVVQGVNAGLRVPLGDHPLVIGRAPDCEIRVDDEYVSTRHAVLRPQQDTWYAEDLGSTNGTFVGESRIHGPTPVGSGVPVRVGKTIIELYK
- a CDS encoding FhaA domain-containing protein, translated to MGVFRRLERGLEGLVTGTFARVFRSAVQPVEIASALQRELDNSAQVLSRDASLVPNDFTVELSSTDYDRLAPYAHTLTRELVDVVNRHASAQRYTFTGPVTVAFERREDLTTGRFRIRSSAVASIVPSRRPSPPPPEPSPRYGAGHYGHAPGYASVPPPAPGPRPVPRTRPDLHRPMPPYLEVNGQRHPLEPPGVILGRGTDADLRITDPGVSRRHAEIRVSLDGPQYTVTIHDLGSTNGIVVDGRRVEYAALHDGSQILLGNTLLVLRRPGGEH
- a CDS encoding amidase codes for the protein MTHDTASVGELIGLAAALRRGDVDLLAYVDEICARVETRDADLCSFVPEEGRRERLRREARALLARWPDPHQRPPLFGVPVGVKDVLHAEGLPTRAGSALPPESLAGQEATAVSRLRAAGALIAGKTVTAEFAFYAPGPTRNPHHRDHSPGGSSSGSAAAVAAGLVPLALGTQTVGSVIRPAAYCGVVGFKPTYGRVPTDGVIANAPSFDTVGLFARDVASAAAAAAVLCTGWRATTPRGEPTFAVPEGPYLEQASPPARQAFAEQVERLRTAGVRVRFVPALADIEEINRRHHLINLVELARSHEFRFPVYGDRYHPITARAIEDGRRISRAAYERALDERERYAADLVALMDAESIDAWLTPAATDTAPQGLDTTGSPVMNLPWSQARMPAVGLPAGRGVNGLPLGLQCVARPGADEELLHWAGQLAEALGSGTPADQRST
- a CDS encoding PLP-dependent aminotransferase family protein translates to MTIPRVTLAWDALVDVDVVGPGPLHERLTRALRQAIRDGRLPPGAALPPSRTLAANLGCSRWVVTQAYGQLVAEGYLTARTGSATRVRELEPTSTSGTPRVGAPAAPGAGGTGARPGSLPPRPERTFRLDFAPGLPDLRAFPRRRWVEAVRSQLATLPYTELGYPPEGGCARFRWVLADYLRRCRGAQVDGDDVTCCAGVADGVARLARCLREAGIRRIAVEDPGWTRLRQTLERVGLETVGVPVDDRGIRVDELVRLDVRAVLVTPAHQFPTGVVLAPERRTALLTWAREVDGLVLEDDYDAEFRYDRRPVGTLQGTDPERVALFGSLSKTLSPAVGLGWMVTPPRWTRALRASEVGQTQPSVLQQLAFAHFVETGGYDRHLRSVRQRYRHRRDALVAALRTRLPECAIAGVAAGLHIVLHLPPAASAATVVKNAADAGVRVADLDTYRIHPDPTSPGLVLGYGNLPDSAVDEAVRLLAMAVHRATGP